Proteins found in one Lycium ferocissimum isolate CSIRO_LF1 chromosome 6, AGI_CSIRO_Lferr_CH_V1, whole genome shotgun sequence genomic segment:
- the LOC132060849 gene encoding uncharacterized protein LOC132060849: MSLTSPKEIWDYLKKEYVGDERIRGMQVLNLIREFELQRKKEFKTVKEYTDRLLGIVNKVRLLGTKFNDSRIVEKIWVTVPERYETCITILENTQDLSKITLVELLNSFQAQEQRRLMGQDGMVEGALAASHKTQSMDKNLKNYPPCQHCGKMGHPPFRCWKRPDAKCNKCDELGREAVICKNESQNHDADARVADEEEEDHLFVATCISRK; the protein is encoded by the exons ATGTCTCTCACATCACcaaaagaaatttgggattaTTTAAAGAAAGAATATGTTGGAGATGAGAGAATACGAGGAATGCAAGTATTAAATTTGATAAGAGAGTTTGAGTTGCAGAGAAAGAAAGAGTTCAAGACCGTCAAAGAGTACACGGACAGATTGCTTGGCATTGTTAACAAGGTAAGATTGCTAGGCACTaaatttaatgattcaagaATTGTTGAAAAAATTTGGGTAACAGTGCCCGAAAGATATGAAACATGTATAACTATCTTGGAAAACACACAAGATTTGTCCAAGATTACATTGGTAGAGTTGTTAAATTCTTTCCAGGCACAGGAGCAAAGGAGGCTTATGGGGCAAGATGGTATGGTTGAAGGAGCCTTAGCAGCCAGCCACAAAACTCAAAGCatggataaaaatttgaaaaactacCCACCTTGCCAGCACTGTGGAAAAATGGGACATCCACCATTTAGATGTTGGAAGAGGCCAGATGCAAAGTGCAACAAGTGTGATGAACTTGGTCGTGAAGCAGTGATTTGCAAAAACGAATCTCAGAATCATGATGCAGATGCACGTGTCGccgatgaagaagaagaagaccatCTTTTTGTTGCAACATGCATATCAA GAAAATAA